In Macaca fascicularis isolate 582-1 chromosome X, T2T-MFA8v1.1, one DNA window encodes the following:
- the LOC135969102 gene encoding uncharacterized protein, translating into MHKSQSPSSYPLYAANMLGGNRGTWMDCDNDGVATFQKAFGRDPDPQGGASVEGNREAEAAESESNLGGPASRTRGRVQRDQASRLPDSTVALPLREIGSLDDTGLSRLMYWPFSTSDLYNWKSQNARFSDNPKDLTSLLDSVMFTHQPTWDDCQQLLRILFTTEERERIQVEARKLVPGDDGQPTANPDLINAAFPLTRPRWDYNTAEALQKIHQEIWPRLRELYEAGPPPTPHPFQPGDWVLVKRHRQETLQPRWKGPLQVLLTTPTALKVEGIASWIHYTHVKPVDPASDLLGQSGAPVTWTVDKAKNNPLKLTLRRHPHSRNHV; encoded by the exons ATGCACAAGTCTCAGAGTCCTTCCTCCTACCCGTTATATGCTGCTAACATGCTAGGTGGTAACCGAGGTACTTGGATGGATTGTGACAACGATGGTGTTGCTACTTTCCAGAAAGCCTTTGGGAGA GACCCAgacccccagggtggtgcttcagtagagggaaaccgagaagcggaagcagccgagagcgaaagtaacctgggggggccggccagccgaacacgaggccgcgtacagcgggaccaagcttcccgactccctgactccactgtagccctgcctctcagagaaataggatcgcttgatgataccgggctctcccgtctcatgtattggcctttttccaccagtgatttatacaattggaagtcccaaaatgctcggttctcagataatcccaaagatctaacctcgttgttagacagtgtcatgtttactcaccagccgacctgggatgactgtcaacagctcctccgaatcctgttcacaacggaggagcgggaaagaatccaagttgaggccagaaagctggttccaggagatgacggccagccaactgcaaatcctgacctcattaacgcggcttttcctttgacccggcccagatgggactacaacacggcagaag ccttacagaaaattcaccaggaaatttggcccagactacgagaactgtacgaggcaggacctccgccgacgcctcatccgttccagccgggagactgggtcctagtcaagcgccaccggcaagaaactcttcaacccaggtggaaaggaccactgcaagtactcctgactactcccaccgctctcaaggTAGAAGGCAttgcttcgtggatccactacacacacgtcaaaccagtggacccagcATCCGACCTTCTCGGGcagtctggagcaccggttacatggactgtagacaaagctaagaacaatcccttaaagctaaccctgcgccgtcatccccatagccgtaaccatgtctag